CGATACGGCCGGAGCATATTTCACGTTTCATCGAATCAATCACCGGCAACAGTCCGGGATAGCGTTCGCCTTTGGCATCCGCCACCATGGTTTCCGGCATCAGTTTACCCAGACTTTGCATTCCGCCCAGATCAAACGCCATGCAGCCATAAAAAAGAATCGCGCCCGGTATCGTATCCCTGCTCGGGCAGGTATCCACACCACTCACGGCTTCCCCTAATGGCGCGACATCGAAGTCGTCAATGTCCTGAGCGGTATGGCCGGGTTCAGAAAGAAGCTGATGTGCCATTCCGTGCGGCATAAAAATGACATCACCGGCAGACAATGGATGGATCGCGCCATCCCCGGTTTTAAGAACAGCGGAACCGACGGCAAGATAGTGAAAATAAGCATGTCCGGGCCTCGGTTTGAACGCCATGCCAAATTCAGAGCCGGTCTGGATGCGGCGATATTGCACACCACGCAGACGCATTCCTGTCAGGAGTTCACTGATCAGGTCAGAAGAAAGGGCAAAGGGATCGTGCTGGGTCATTTCAGGAGTAATAGTCAAAAAACAAGGATTTCGAATCATAGATCATCTCAACCATCCTGCCTAGACTCTGCGCTACGTTAATCTTCAGGAACATTTGAAATGAATCATAAAACAGAGGGCTCAGCGCCCGCGACCCGACAAGATGTGCAACAGGCTCCGCCAGCATGGATGGCAGTCTTCTCCCTCACCATGGGCGTGTTCGGTTTGTTAACAGCAGAATACCTGCCAGCCAGCCTGTTAACGCCCATGGCCTCAGACCTGCAGGTGACAGAAGCATTGGCCGGTCAGGCGGTGACGGTCACCGCGGTTATCGCGCTGTTTGCCGGACTGCTGGTACCGGGCCTGACCCGTAAGCTTGACCGCAGAACCGTTCTGTTAAGTTTTACTGTGCTGATGATCGCCTCAAACCTGCTGGTCGCCCTTTCCTCCAGCCTTGCCGTGTTGCTGGTGATGCGGATCCTGCTTGGCGTCGCGCTGGGCGGATTCTGGAGTATGGCCGCAGCGGTCGCGATGCGGCTGGTTCCGGAGAAACTCGTGCCGCGGGCACTGTCGGTTATCTTCAGTGGTATTGCGGTGGGAACCGTCGTTTCCGTGCCGCTGGGAAGCTTTCTCGGTGAACTCTATGGCTGGCGCAGCGCGTTCATTGCCGCGGCTCTGGTGGGAGGAGTCACTCTTGCTTTTCAGTGGTTCACATTACCGCGCATGGCGCCCCGTCAGGTTACACATATAGCATCAGTCTTAACATTGCTGCGCCGTCCCGGCATTGCCACGGGGATGTCCGGCTGTGTGCTGGCACATACCGGCCAGTATGCCCTGTTTACGTATATTCGCCCTTCTCTGGAAAGCGTGAGTCATGTAAATGCGGGCGGACTGGCCCTGCTATTGCTCGGATTCGGAGTGGCAAATTTTGCGGGTACATTGCTGGCCGGATGGATAATGACTTACAGCCTTCGCCTGACGCTGATTGTGATGCCTTGTTTAGTCGGTATCGCAGCGCTGGGGATGATATTACTGCCCGTTCAGATCACCGGACTCACTCTGCTGGTTTTGCTGTGGGGGCTGGCATTCGGCGGTGTCCCCGTCGCCTGGTCAAACTGGGTAACCCGCTCGGTGCCCGATCAGGCTGAGAGCGCAGGAGGCATGGTGGTGGCTGCCGTGCAATCTTCTATCGCGGCCGGTGCGGCACTGGGAGGCGTCATGTTCGGACTGGGGGGGATCTCCGGGGTATTTATCACGGCAGGTATTGTGATGTTAAGTGCTGCGCTGATCATTGCCTTGTGCGTCAGGGTTGGCCTGTCCGGTGACGGCGCAGAAACCCAGTCCCTTCAGCACGAATAGCGTCAGGGAAATACGCTGATGATCATTCAGTAAATTCCTAAAAACAGCTAAAATTAATTCCACACAACCATTGTTACCATCATATCCGAATACTCAATTTATCATCATGTTAAAACTATTTCCGGTTCATTTCCCTGAACCGGATTGAGCTATAACAGTTTTATTAAAATTGAATATACGTTTTAGGGATAAAATTTACTCCCGGCGGAGTAAAAAATACAGATGAAATATAAATCCTTAAAAATCAATAAACCACACCATGCTGGCGACAATGTTTTTAATTTCTATCATGCGCAGGCGGGAAATAAAATCAATTTCGCTTCACGAAAAAAACAACAATTAACCCATTGAATTTTAATGATAAAAATGAAAATAACCTGAACTGTTATAGTGTATTTTCACCAAACTGTATCTACCCCGCAAAATAATATCAGTGCACAATCCTTTCATCTTAATCACGTATAAATCACAAGTGTACTCTGTATGTTAATTTTAATTAACGTGTCCCACTTTCTCCACAGGGGATGTCAGCAATGTTTGGATTAGATGCTTTTCACCTGGCAAGAATACAATTCGCATTCACCGTGTCTTTTCACATCATATTTCCTGCCATTACGATCGGGCTGGCCAGTTTTCTTGCGGTGCTTGAAGGGATGTGGCTGAAAACCGGCAACCGCAGTTACCGGGATCTGTATCATTTCTGGTCCAAAATTTTTGCTGTTAACTTTGGCATGGGGGTCGTGTCAGGTCTGGTGATGGCCTATCAGTTCGGCACCAACTGGAGCGGATTCTCGCAATTTGCCGGTAGCATTACCGGCCCTTTACTGACCTATGAAGTGCTGACCGCATTTTTCCTCGAAGCCGGTTTTCTGGGCGTGATGTTGTTCGGCTGGAACCGGGTGGGGCCTGGCCTGCATTTCTTTGCGACCTGTATGGTGGCGCTGGGCACGCTTATCTCCACCTTTTGGATCCTGGCATCGAACAGCTGGATGCATACTCCGCAGGGCTATGAAATTGTCAATGGCGTCGTGGTGCCGACGGACTGGTTTAAGGTCATTTTTAACCCGTCATTTCCTTATCGTCTGTTCCATATGTCCATCGCGGCTTTCCTCGCCAGTGCGTTCTTTGTGGGGGCTTCCGGTGCCTGGCACCTGCTTCGCGGCAATGATACGCCAGCGGTTCGGAAAATGTTTTCCATGGCATTGTGGATGGCGCTGATCGTCGCCCCCATTCAGGCAATGGTCGGTGACGCCCACGGACTGAATACGCTGGAATATCAGCCCGCCAAAATTGCGGCCATTGAAGGGCACTGGGAAAATCCGCCCGGGGAAGCCACACCGTTAATTCTTTTTGGCATCCCGGATATGGAGCAGGAACGCACGAAATATGCGCTGGAGATCCCTTATCTGGGCAGTATGATCCTGACACATAGCCTGCAAAAACAGGTGCCCGCGCTGAAGAGTTTCCCGAAAGAAGATCGTCCCTATTCGCCGGTAGTTTTCTGGTCTTTCCGCATCATGGTCGCGCTCGGTCTGCTGATGATCACGGCAGGCGTGCTGGGTGTGTGGCTGCGTTATAAAAAGCGGCTTTATCAGTCCCGCCCGTTCCTTTGGTTCACGCTGCTGATGGGACCTTCCGGTCTGATTGCCCTGCTTGCGGGCTGGTTTACTACTGAAATTGGCCGTCAGCCGTGGGTGGTTTATGGCGTTCAGCGCACCCGCGATGCCGTCTCCGCGCACGGTGAAATGCACATGAGCCTCAGCCTGTTAGCTTTCCTGCTGGTGTACTCGTCCGTTTTTGGTATTGGCTACGTTTACATGATGCGTCTTATCAAAAAAGGGCCGGTGACCGGTGAAGGTGATGAGGTTTCTCACGGTGGACCAGGTAAGCCAAACACACCGGCGCGTCCGCTGTCTGCGGCGCAGGAAGGGCTGAGCAATCCTGAGGGAAGTAAAAAATATGATTGATTACACTATTATATGGTTTGGAATTATCGTATTTGCGAACCTGATGTACATCGTAATGGATGGCTTTGATCTGGGTATCGGTATTTTATTCCCGTTCAATAAAGACAAAACCGAACGCGACATGATGGTCAACACCGTTGCACCGGTGTGGGACGGTAATGAAACCTGGCTGGTACTGGGCGGCGCGGCCTTATACGGCGCTTTCCCGCTGGCTTATTCGGTGATCACCGATGCACTCACCATTCCGTTAACCCTGATGCTTTTCGGTCTTATTTTTCGCGGCGTGGCGTTTGAATTTCGCTTCAAGGCGACCGAAAAGCACCGTCCGTTTTGGGACAAATCGTTCATTGCCGGTTCCATCGTGGCCACCTTCAGTCAGGGCGTGGCCGTCGGCGCAGTGCTTAATGGCTTTGAGGTGACAGGCAGAACGTATAGCGGCTCAGCGTTAAGCTGGCTGGCCCCCTTCCCTATTTTTTGTGGTATCGGGCTGGTGGTCGCCTACGCGCTGCTGGGCTGTACATGGTTAATCATGAAAACGGAAAATGCCCTGCATCAGAAGATGTGCCGTCTGGCTAAACCCCTGGTGATCACGCTGCTGGCGATCACCGGTGTGATCAGCATCTGGACGCCGCTGACCCATGCCGATATTGCTCATCGCTGGTTCAGCATGCCGAATCTGATCGCCTTTCTGCCGGTGCCGGTACTGGTCTTAGCCTGTACCTGGGGAATTTTGCGGGCGATAAAAAGTCACGCGCACTATATGCCGTTTCTGCTGACTCTCGCGCTGATTTTCCTCGGATTTTCGGGGCTTGGGATCAGCATCTGGCCGAATATTATTCCGCCGGCCATCTCGATTTGGGATGCGGCATCGTCAGAGAAAAGCCTGGCATTTATGCTGGTTGGCGCGGTGTTCATCATCCCCGTGATCCTGATTTATACCTTCTGGAGCTATTACGTCTTCCGGGGGAAAATCAGGGAAAACGAAGGCTACCATTGATCGCAACAGTATCGGGCGAAATGACCGCATTTCGCCCGGTTATCACCGGAGGTTCCTGATGCAGGATATGACCGTTAATAGTAAGAAGCCCTTCTGGAAACGCGTCGTCTGGCTGATCGTCATTTATTCATTGAGTGTTTTATCACTGGCCGTGGTGGCATTCTTATTCAGAATGATGATGACGGCAGCCGGAATGAAGTCGCATTAAAAATACGGGGTCAGATGCAGCGACCGTTGTCACCCTTGCCCGAAAATCTTAATCACCGCATCCAGATGTTCCTTCATTGCCTTCTTCGCTGCACGACTGTCACGGGCCTCCAGCGCGGTCAGGATCTCGAGGTGCTCAATCTCAGAACGGTGCGGCATGTCCTGCGGCGTGTAGTGTAATTGCAGGCTGCGGAACATGGTGCCATAACGGTGGCCGAGCAGGTGGGCGATGATGAAGGCATAAGCCGGATTTCCGCTGGCCTGCGCAATACGGATATGGAACAACCGGTCGCCGGGATGCGTTGCCGAGCCATTGCGGTTATCGCGACAGTTTTGTTCATATGCCTGCCTGATCGCCGCAAGTTCGGCGTCAGTGGCATTTCTTGCCGCCAGCGCGGCGGTTTCCGGCTCTATCAGACGACGGGTTTGCAACAGCGAAAACGGTGGCAGTTCAGCCGTAAAATCCAGCTCAATATTCAGCTCATCATCCACATCCGCCCACTGATTACGCCCTGCCTGCGACATCACCGGCTCCTGCGAAGGCGTGGCCGGAACGGCAGGTTGCTGACGGACAATGACGCCGTTTCCCACCCGCACATCCACCAGCCCGATCACTTCCAGCGCAATCAGCGCCTCACGCACCGACGCGCGGCTGACCTGTAACTGACTCGCCAGTTCACGCTCGGCCGGAAGACGGCTGCCGGGCGGAAATTCTTTGTTATCAATTAACGTTTTAAGCTGGTCAGCTATCTGCCTGTATATTCTGGGATTTTCTAATTTTTTTATCGGCATCGGACACCTGCGGTCAATTCTCATTAAGTGATTCAGCTAGCATTTTCCGGACAAAAATCTTGCTGATTTGTTTTATGCATGTAAAAAATTGGTTAACCGAAATGGCGTTTTAAGCAGAAGCTTGCCGAACATCTTAACAAAAAGCACTGCGTTTAACGCGTTTTTTTCACCTCCAATGGCCTGACCATTAGGCCTTTAAAGCACCTTTTAGGGAGAATTGTTATGAACCTGGCCGGGAAAAAAGTTCTGATCACCGCCGCCGGACAAGGCATCGGTTTCAACACCGCCACGCTGTTTGCCCGTGAAGGCGCAGAGGTGATTGCCACCGACATCAACATCGACGCATTACACAATATTCCCGGCATCACCCCGCGCCTGCTTGATGTGACCGACCCGCAGGCGATTGCTGCGCTGGCAGAAGAAACCGGCGCGCTCGATGTGCTGTTCAACTGCGCTGGCGTGGTGCACAGCGGCGATATCCTGACCTGCACCGAACGCGAATGGCAGTTTGCGCTCGATCTTAACGTCACCGCGATGTTCCGCATGATCCGCGCTTTTCTGCCCGCCATGCTTGAGCGCAACCACGGTTCAGTGATCAACATGTCTTCCGTCGCCTCCAGCATCAAAGGTGTGCCGAACCGCTTTGCTTACAGCGCTTCAAAAGCGGCCGTGATTGGCCTGACCCGTTCTGTTGCAGCGGATTACGTCACCCGCGGCATTCGCTGTAACGCGATTTGTCCGGGCACGGTGGAATCGCCGTCCCTGCGCCAGCGCATCGCGGCACAGGCAAAGGCCGAAGGCCGCAGCGAAGCCGAGGTGTACGCGGCGTTTGTTTCCCGCCAGCCGATCGGGCGCATCGGTAAAACCGAAGAAATCGCCCAGCTTGCGCTGTATCTGGCTTCCGACGCCAGTTCATACACCACCGGCACGGTTCAAATTATTGACGGCGGCTGGAGCAACTGACACGCCAGCGGCTTTAAACATTTGATTTTCACCGATCTGACTTTCACAGAAGGACACTGACCCATGAAATTATTACGTTACGGCAACGCAGGTTCTGAGCGCCCCGGCCTGCTGGATGACAACGGCACGTTGCGGGATCTCAGCGCACATATTGCCGACATTAGCGGCGAATTTCTGCAGCCTGAAACGCTGGATAAACTGCGCCAGCTCGATCCGCACACGCTGCCACTGGTCGGCGGTGAACCACGTCTGGGTGCCTGTGTCGGCAAGGTGGGGAAATTTATCTGTATCGGCCTCAATTACGCCGACCACGCCGCCGAAACTGGCGCGGAGATCCCGAAAGAACCGGTGATTTTCAGCAAATGGACCAGCGCGATGGTCGGGCCAAATGACGACGTGGAGATCCCGCGTGATTCTGTCAAAACCGACTGGGAAGTGGAACTCGGTGTGGTGATCGGCACCGGCGGGCGCTATATCAGCGAAGCCGATGCGATGTCGCACGTCGCCGGTTACTGCGTGATTAACGATGTCTCTGAGCGCGAATTCCAGATTGAACGCGGCGGCACCTGGGACAAAGGTAAAGGTTGCGACACATTCGGCCCGACCGGTCCGTGGCTGGTGACAGCGGATGAAATCCCTGACCCGCACCAGTTGAATCTGTGGCTGGAAGTTGACGGCAAGCGCTATCAGAACGGCAATACGCGCACCATGATTTTCCAGATCCCAGAAATCATCAGTTATCTCAGCCGCTTCATGAGCCTGCAACCCGGTGACATCATTTCTACCGGCACACCGCCGGGCGTCGGACTGGGGCAAAAACCGCCGGTGTACCTGAAAGCCGGTCAGGTGATGCGGCTTGGGATTGAAGGTTTGGGTGAGCAGCGCCAGAAGACAGTGCAGGCATAACCCTTTACAGCTAAAGGAATTTTGCGATGACAACGATTACCGCTTTACGTGTTGAAGATGTGCGTTTCCCGACCTCGCTGGCGCTGGACGGTTCGGATGCCATGAACCCGGATCCGGATTATTCCGCCGCGTATGTGATTTTAGACACTGACACTCCGGCGCTGAAAGGCCACGGCCTGACCTTCACCATCGGGCGCGGCAATGAAATCTGCTGTGCGGCGATTAAAGCGCTGGAACATCTGATCGTGGGCCGCGAACTGGCGGACATTACCGCCGATATGGGCCAGTTCTGGCGCGATTTCACCAGCGACAGCCAGTTGCGCTGGATTGGTCCTGACAAAGGCGCAATCCACCTGGCGACCGGTGCGGTGGTTAACGCGGTGTGGGATTTATGGAGCAAAGCCGCCGGTAAACCGCTGTGGAAACTGGTCGCCGATATGTCGCCGGAAGAGCTGGTGCGCTGCATCGATTTTCGTTACATCACTGACTGCATCACGCCGCAGGAAGCGCTGGCCTTATTGCAGCAACGTGCCGACAACAAACCCCGGCGCACGGAGAAACTGCTGGCGGAAGGCTACCCGTGCTACACCACGTCAGCGGGCTGGCTCGGCTATCCCGACGATAAACTTCGCCGTTTATGTCAGGAAGCGGTCGACGCCGGTTTCGATTATCTGAAACTAAAAGTCGGGCGCGACCTGGAAGACGACATCCGCCGTGTGCGCATCGCCCGCGAAGTGATCGGCCCGGACCGCAAACTGATGATCGACGCCAATCAGGTATGGGAAACCAACGACGCCATCCCCTGGGTGAACGCCCTCGCCTTTGCCAACCCCTGGTTTATCGAAGAACCGACTAGCCCGGACGACATCGAAGGCCACCGCAAAATCCGTCAGGGCGTTGCACCGGTTAAAGTCGCCACCGGCGAAATGTGCCAGAACCGCATCATGTTCAAGCAGTTCATTATGCGCGAAGCCATCGACGTGGTGCAGATTGATGCCTGCCGCATGGGCGGCGTCAACGAAGTGCTGGCGGTGATGCTGATGGCGGCCAAATACAATCTGCCGGTGTGTCCGCACGCGGGCGGCGTCGGGTTATGCGAATACGTGCAGCATCTGTCGATGATTGATTATCTGTGCATCGCAGGTACGCACGAAGGCCGCGTCATCGAATACGTTGACCATCTTCACGAGCATTTTGTGCATCCGTGCGACGTCCGGGGCGCGGCCTATATGCCGCCGCAGGCATCGGGATTCTCCATTGAGATGCATCAGGCGTCGATCGAAAGATACCGCCATCACGCCTGACCTTAATGATCGAAAAGCAGCAAGGAGAACGCCGATGATGCGAATCGACAGCCACCAGCATTTCTGGCGCTACACCCCGCAGGATTATCGCTGGATAGGTGATGACATGGCGGTGCTGAAACAGGATTTATTGCCGGAGATATTGCGGCCTGCGTTACAACGTCACGATATTCAGGGCACGGTTCTGGTTCAGGCCTGTTCCTCTGTGCAGGAAACCCGCTGGCTGCTGGAGATCGCAGAGCAAACCGACTTTGTGCATGCCGTGACCGGCTGGGTGGATCTGTCGTCACCCGCGCTGCAACGGGATCTGGAGGCTATTTCGCACCCGATGCTGCGCGGCTTTCGTCATCAGGTTCAGGACGAGTCTTCACCTGCGCAGTGGCTGGAAAATCCGACCATCAATGCGGGTATTCGCCAGATTCAGCGGCAGGACTATGTCTATGAAATTCTGGTGACGCATCGCCATCTGCGCGATGCCGTGCAGTTCGCGGCAAAGCATGACGGGCATTTTCTGGTGCTCGATCACTTCGGCAAGCCGGATCTCAGCCGGGGTGCAGCGTACTGGAAGCAGCAGATTGCACCGCTGGCGGGGTTAAAACACGTCAGTTGCAAGCTCTCGGGGTTGCTGACCGAGCCGCGTCCGGCAGGTATGCCAGCCCGCGATCTGTTGCCGTATTTCGATGCCGCACTGGACGTTTTCGGTGCCGGACGCCTGATGTTTGGTTCCGACTGGCCGGTGTGTTTACTGGCAGACGGGGATGAAAATCCGTGGGATTTATGTGAACAGGCCACGGCCGCACTCAGTTCTGACGAGCAGGCAGCCATTTATGGCGGCAATGCCTGCACGATTTATCGATTACAGCCTTTACCGATTACAGGAAATGACTGATGAATCTGCATCTGCAAAATAAAGTGGTGATGGTCACCGGTGGCGGTTCCGGTATCGGCGCGGCGATTTCGCTGACGCTGGCGGAAGAAGGCGCGGTTCCGGTGATCATCAGCAATACCGAACCGGCCAATGAACTGATGCATAAACTGCAACAGCTTTCGCCACAGGCCAGTTTTGTACTGACTGAACTGCGCGACGAAGCCAGTTGCAAGGCAGCGGTGAATGAGGTGCTTACCCGCTACGGCAGCATCGACGGGCTGGTGAACAATGCCGGTGCCAACGACAGCGTCGGGCTGGATGCCGGTCGCGAAGCCTTTGTGCAATCGCTCGAGCAGAATCTGATCCACTATTACCTGATGGCGCACCTGAGCCTGAACGCCCTGCGCGCCAGCCGGGGAGCTATCGTCAATATCAGCTCGAAAACCGCACTCACCGGACAAGGCAACACCAGCGGTTACGCTTCGGCCAAAGGCGGCATTCTGGCGCTGACCCGCGAATGGGCAGCGGCGCTGCTCGGCGACGGTATCCGCGTGAACGCGGTGATCCCGGCGGAAGTCATGACGCCGCTGTACGAACGCTGGATCAAAAGCTTCGACCATCCCGAAGAAAAGCTGCAACAAATCACTTCGCATATTCCGCTGGGACAGCGTATGACCACGCCGCAGGAAATCGCCAACACCGTGGTGTTCCTGCTCTCTTCCCGCGCCTCGCACACCACCGGCCAGTGGCTGACCGTGGACGGCGGTTATACGCATCTCGACCGGGCCTTAACATGAAACGCCGCTATTGTCAGGCGCTGGATCTGGCGGACGATCCGGTGCTTATCGAAGAATATCAGCGTTATCACCGCGAAATCTGGCCGGAAATTACCGCGCACCTGCGCCGCTATGGCATCGCAGACATGGAAATTTACCGGCTGGGCAACCGCCTGATGATGGTGATGGAAACCACGGAAGATTTTGACAGCGGACTGTTCGAACGCCGCAGTCTGGAGGATCCGAAAGTCTGCGAATGGGAAGCCCTGATGTGGAAGTATCAGCGCCCTACGCCGTGGACGCCCGCCGGTGAAAAGTGGGTGGAAATGGAGAAGATTTTTTCGCTGGCTGATCAGAAATAGCTATACATCTCCCTGCTATGAGGGAGAAACCGTTTTTCACGTTATCTGACATAAAAAATCAGCCACCTGAGCTGAACCCCTACATGCGTCACCAGATACTGAGGAATACAACATGCTCGCCGATAAAACTGCCGCGCCCGCTTATGCGCAGCGCAAAACGACGTCCGGTTTCCGACTGGCGTTCATACTGGTCACCACGCTGTTTTTCCTGTGGGGTTTATCCTACGGGCTGCTGGATGTCCTGAATAAGCATTTCCAGGACGTGTTGCACGTCAATAAAGCCCAGTCCGGTCTGCTACAGGCCGCCTATTTCGGGGCGTATTTTATCATCGCCCTGCCCGCCGGTTTCTTCATGGACAGGTTCGGTTATAAAGCCGGGATCCTGGTGGGTCTGTGTCTGTATGCCCTGGGCGCACTGTTGTTCGTGCCCGCCGCCTCCGCAGGCAGCTTCGGCATGTTCCTGTTCGCATTGTTCGTGATCGCCCTCGGTCTGGG
This is a stretch of genomic DNA from Rahnella aceris. It encodes these proteins:
- a CDS encoding FadR/GntR family transcriptional regulator, whose amino-acid sequence is MPIKKLENPRIYRQIADQLKTLIDNKEFPPGSRLPAERELASQLQVSRASVREALIALEVIGLVDVRVGNGVIVRQQPAVPATPSQEPVMSQAGRNQWADVDDELNIELDFTAELPPFSLLQTRRLIEPETAALAARNATDAELAAIRQAYEQNCRDNRNGSATHPGDRLFHIRIAQASGNPAYAFIIAHLLGHRYGTMFRSLQLHYTPQDMPHRSEIEHLEILTALEARDSRAAKKAMKEHLDAVIKIFGQG
- a CDS encoding amidohydrolase family protein; protein product: MMRIDSHQHFWRYTPQDYRWIGDDMAVLKQDLLPEILRPALQRHDIQGTVLVQACSSVQETRWLLEIAEQTDFVHAVTGWVDLSSPALQRDLEAISHPMLRGFRHQVQDESSPAQWLENPTINAGIRQIQRQDYVYEILVTHRHLRDAVQFAAKHDGHFLVLDHFGKPDLSRGAAYWKQQIAPLAGLKHVSCKLSGLLTEPRPAGMPARDLLPYFDAALDVFGAGRLMFGSDWPVCLLADGDENPWDLCEQATAALSSDEQAAIYGGNACTIYRLQPLPITGND
- a CDS encoding cytochrome ubiquinol oxidase subunit I encodes the protein MFGLDAFHLARIQFAFTVSFHIIFPAITIGLASFLAVLEGMWLKTGNRSYRDLYHFWSKIFAVNFGMGVVSGLVMAYQFGTNWSGFSQFAGSITGPLLTYEVLTAFFLEAGFLGVMLFGWNRVGPGLHFFATCMVALGTLISTFWILASNSWMHTPQGYEIVNGVVVPTDWFKVIFNPSFPYRLFHMSIAAFLASAFFVGASGAWHLLRGNDTPAVRKMFSMALWMALIVAPIQAMVGDAHGLNTLEYQPAKIAAIEGHWENPPGEATPLILFGIPDMEQERTKYALEIPYLGSMILTHSLQKQVPALKSFPKEDRPYSPVVFWSFRIMVALGLLMITAGVLGVWLRYKKRLYQSRPFLWFTLLMGPSGLIALLAGWFTTEIGRQPWVVYGVQRTRDAVSAHGEMHMSLSLLAFLLVYSSVFGIGYVYMMRLIKKGPVTGEGDEVSHGGPGKPNTPARPLSAAQEGLSNPEGSKKYD
- a CDS encoding L-fucose dehydrogenase, with protein sequence MNLHLQNKVVMVTGGGSGIGAAISLTLAEEGAVPVIISNTEPANELMHKLQQLSPQASFVLTELRDEASCKAAVNEVLTRYGSIDGLVNNAGANDSVGLDAGREAFVQSLEQNLIHYYLMAHLSLNALRASRGAIVNISSKTALTGQGNTSGYASAKGGILALTREWAAALLGDGIRVNAVIPAEVMTPLYERWIKSFDHPEEKLQQITSHIPLGQRMTTPQEIANTVVFLLSSRASHTTGQWLTVDGGYTHLDRALT
- a CDS encoding L-fuconate dehydratase gives rise to the protein MTTITALRVEDVRFPTSLALDGSDAMNPDPDYSAAYVILDTDTPALKGHGLTFTIGRGNEICCAAIKALEHLIVGRELADITADMGQFWRDFTSDSQLRWIGPDKGAIHLATGAVVNAVWDLWSKAAGKPLWKLVADMSPEELVRCIDFRYITDCITPQEALALLQQRADNKPRRTEKLLAEGYPCYTTSAGWLGYPDDKLRRLCQEAVDAGFDYLKLKVGRDLEDDIRRVRIAREVIGPDRKLMIDANQVWETNDAIPWVNALAFANPWFIEEPTSPDDIEGHRKIRQGVAPVKVATGEMCQNRIMFKQFIMREAIDVVQIDACRMGGVNEVLAVMLMAAKYNLPVCPHAGGVGLCEYVQHLSMIDYLCIAGTHEGRVIEYVDHLHEHFVHPCDVRGAAYMPPQASGFSIEMHQASIERYRHHA
- a CDS encoding fumarylacetoacetate hydrolase family protein; protein product: MKLLRYGNAGSERPGLLDDNGTLRDLSAHIADISGEFLQPETLDKLRQLDPHTLPLVGGEPRLGACVGKVGKFICIGLNYADHAAETGAEIPKEPVIFSKWTSAMVGPNDDVEIPRDSVKTDWEVELGVVIGTGGRYISEADAMSHVAGYCVINDVSEREFQIERGGTWDKGKGCDTFGPTGPWLVTADEIPDPHQLNLWLEVDGKRYQNGNTRTMIFQIPEIISYLSRFMSLQPGDIISTGTPPGVGLGQKPPVYLKAGQVMRLGIEGLGEQRQKTVQA
- the cydB gene encoding cytochrome d ubiquinol oxidase subunit II, whose product is MIDYTIIWFGIIVFANLMYIVMDGFDLGIGILFPFNKDKTERDMMVNTVAPVWDGNETWLVLGGAALYGAFPLAYSVITDALTIPLTLMLFGLIFRGVAFEFRFKATEKHRPFWDKSFIAGSIVATFSQGVAVGAVLNGFEVTGRTYSGSALSWLAPFPIFCGIGLVVAYALLGCTWLIMKTENALHQKMCRLAKPLVITLLAITGVISIWTPLTHADIAHRWFSMPNLIAFLPVPVLVLACTWGILRAIKSHAHYMPFLLTLALIFLGFSGLGISIWPNIIPPAISIWDAASSEKSLAFMLVGAVFIIPVILIYTFWSYYVFRGKIRENEGYH
- a CDS encoding AraC family transcriptional regulator; translation: MIRNPCFLTITPEMTQHDPFALSSDLISELLTGMRLRGVQYRRIQTGSEFGMAFKPRPGHAYFHYLAVGSAVLKTGDGAIHPLSAGDVIFMPHGMAHQLLSEPGHTAQDIDDFDVAPLGEAVSGVDTCPSRDTIPGAILFYGCMAFDLGGMQSLGKLMPETMVADAKGERYPGLLPVIDSMKREICSGRIGFAGILARLAEVAAAMIVRGWVECGCENASGIAAALREPRLARAILALHRQPGRNWTVAELAAESHISRSVFAARFQSMIGVSPLRYVTELRMQLATQWLSDSKISIENVAFRLGYTSQAAFSRAYKRITGQSPGVSR
- a CDS encoding SDR family oxidoreductase is translated as MNLAGKKVLITAAGQGIGFNTATLFAREGAEVIATDINIDALHNIPGITPRLLDVTDPQAIAALAEETGALDVLFNCAGVVHSGDILTCTEREWQFALDLNVTAMFRMIRAFLPAMLERNHGSVINMSSVASSIKGVPNRFAYSASKAAVIGLTRSVAADYVTRGIRCNAICPGTVESPSLRQRIAAQAKAEGRSEAEVYAAFVSRQPIGRIGKTEEIAQLALYLASDASSYTTGTVQIIDGGWSN
- a CDS encoding DUF2474 domain-containing protein is translated as MQDMTVNSKKPFWKRVVWLIVIYSLSVLSLAVVAFLFRMMMTAAGMKSH
- a CDS encoding L-rhamnose mutarotase produces the protein MKRRYCQALDLADDPVLIEEYQRYHREIWPEITAHLRRYGIADMEIYRLGNRLMMVMETTEDFDSGLFERRSLEDPKVCEWEALMWKYQRPTPWTPAGEKWVEMEKIFSLADQK
- a CDS encoding MFS transporter; this translates as MNHKTEGSAPATRQDVQQAPPAWMAVFSLTMGVFGLLTAEYLPASLLTPMASDLQVTEALAGQAVTVTAVIALFAGLLVPGLTRKLDRRTVLLSFTVLMIASNLLVALSSSLAVLLVMRILLGVALGGFWSMAAAVAMRLVPEKLVPRALSVIFSGIAVGTVVSVPLGSFLGELYGWRSAFIAAALVGGVTLAFQWFTLPRMAPRQVTHIASVLTLLRRPGIATGMSGCVLAHTGQYALFTYIRPSLESVSHVNAGGLALLLLGFGVANFAGTLLAGWIMTYSLRLTLIVMPCLVGIAALGMILLPVQITGLTLLVLLWGLAFGGVPVAWSNWVTRSVPDQAESAGGMVVAAVQSSIAAGAALGGVMFGLGGISGVFITAGIVMLSAALIIALCVRVGLSGDGAETQSLQHE